The segment GCACAGCGGCCCCATTTCGGACTGTCCGAAGCAGTTGTAGAAGCCGAGTTGTGGCAAGCGTTGCTGCAACCGGGACAGAACAGGCCCGGGCATTATCGACGCCCCGTAGAACGCCTTACGCAGGCTGTCGAGGTTCCGGCTACTCAGCTCCTCGTGGTTGGCGATCGCCACCCAGACCGTCGGCGCGGCGAAGAATGAATCGATTCCTTGTTCCTCTATTGTCGCCAAGACCGTCGCGGGATCCGGGCCGGTCAGAATCCGGGATGTCGCTCCCACCGCCAGGTATGGCATCAGGAACACATGCATCTGAGCTGAGTGATAGAGCGGCAGGGCATGCAGCGGAGAGTCGTCGGTGTCAAGGTTGAGGCTGATGACCGATGACACGTACTGATGGATCAGCGCCCGGTGCGTCATCACGGCACCCTTCGGTGCCGCGGTCGTACCGGAGGTATAGAGCAACTGCGCGACATCGCCGTCGGAGACATTGAACAGGCTGTTGTCGATCGGCTCGTCCGACCGGCCGTTCTCGGCCCAGTCCAACACGCTGTCTTCCTGGCCACTCAGACTGAAAAGGCGGAGCGATTCCGGGCCGGCGACGGACTCGACATTGCCGCGGAGCTCGTCGTCGACCAGGACCGCGGCCGCGCCGGACTGCTGAATAAGATAGCGCAGCTCATCTCCGCTGAGCTGGAAGTTCACTGGAACGTGGATCACGCCCGCCCGGGCGCACGCCAGAAAGCCGATCAGGTAGGCGTCGGAGTTCTTTCCGTACGCGGCGACGCGATCGCCCGGCGCGATCCCGGCTTCGAGCAGCCGGACCGCCACCGCGGAAACCGCACGGTCGAGTTCGAGGAACGTCCAGGAGCGATCATCGAAGTGAATCGCGGTCTTGCCGGGGTGTCGTTCGCTGCTGCGCTGCAAAAGATCACCGATGACGCTTCCTCGCATATCCATGCCCTTAACGTAGAGGGATGCTAGCGAAAAATACAGACCAGGGGCCGACACTCGCGCAGGTGCTCGCAGTTGCGGAACGGCTCTGGCCTTACGACACAGCCGAAAGCTGGGATGTCGTCGGCCTTGCGGTCGGCGATCCCAGCCGGGAAATCCGGACCATTCTGTTCGCCGTCGACCCGGTCGATGCGACTATCGCCGAGGCGGAAGCGGTCGGCGCTGACCTGCTCTTCACTCACCATCCGCTGTTGCTGCGCGGGGTGACATCGGTGGCCGCCAACACCACCAAGGGTGGCGCCATCGACAGACTGATCCGCGGAAACATTGCCCTGTTCAATGCCCACACCAACGCGGATGGCGCTATCGGCGGGGTCTCCGAGGTACTGATCGAAGCGCTTGGGATTACCAGGTCGCGACCGCTTGACGACCCTGACTCGATCGAACCTGTGTTTGGCATCGGCCGGGTCGGCAACCTCCCGACGTCGGTCTCGCTGCGCGAATTTGCCGAGACTGTGGCTGCTGCAATGCCAGCCACCAAGGGCGGCGTCCGGGTATCCGGCGACCTCGACGCCGACGTCCGGCGGGTAGCGGTCTGTGGTGGGGCGGGTGACGGCTACTTCGACCAGGTCCGGGCGGCCGGCGCCGACGTGTACGTCACGGCGGATCTGCGCCATCATCCTGCCTCGGAAGCGCGTGAGCAGGCGGCACGGCCGGCATTGGAATCCGCCGGACGTGGCGCTGCGGGAACGCCGCATCTGATCGACGTCTCGCATTGGGCTAGTGAGTCGCTGTGGCTGCACGCGGCGGCGGCCGAAATCCGTAGTGCGCTCGCCCAGCAAGGTACTACTGTGGAGACAATCGTGAGTTCCGTGGTGACCGATCCATGGACGCTTCGCCTGCCGACTTAGAAAGTGAGATCGTCGTGGCAAAAGCCTCCGCCGCTGATCAACATGCCCTGCTGAACGTCCAAAGCCTGGATTCGAAACTCCTTCAGCTGGCACACAAGGCGAAGTCGCTGCCGGAAATTGCCGATCTGGCGAAGCTCGCCGAACGCCGTGCAGAGTTCAACGAGCGACTTTCGGCCTCGGAGCGCGAGCTTGAGGCCGCTGCTTCGGCGCTTCAATCGTCCGAACAGGAAGTGGCGGCGGTGCAGAGCCGGATCGACAGGAACCAGTCCCGGCTGGACACCGGCACCGGAAGTTCGAAGGACCTGACAGCGCTGCAGACGGACGTGGCGCACCTCAGCGAGCGGCGCGGTGACCTCGAGCTGATCGAGCTGGAGCACATGGAGGCGGTCGAGGCGGTCAGCGAAACTGTCGACGCGCTGACGCAGGAACGTTCTGGCATCGATGCCGAATCGGCCGAATTAGAAACCGCCCGGGACAAGGCGCTGTCCGAGATCGAGAGCGAACGTGCCGATGTCGAAACTGAGCGTGCGTCCGCGGTCGCCGGCATCGATCCCGATCTGGTGCGGCTCTACGAGAAGCTCCGGTCAACCCTTGACGGGGTTGGTGCGGCCGCGCTGCGCCGAAACGCCTGTGAAGGTTGCGGTCAGCAGTTCAGCCCGACCCAGCTGAATGAGATCGAGGACCGGGCGGATGACGATATCGTGCGGTGCGAGGAGTGCGACCGGATCCTGGTCAGGCTGTAGACATCGCTATTTCAGCACGATATCGAGCTGACAAGGTGTGCCGCCGCGGACAGGGACGAGTTCCGCCGTCCACTTTTCATTCGCCGCCGCGAGCAGCTGGGCCGGCGTCCGGGGTGGCCGGCCATCGCGCTCCAGCAGGTGCCGGGTGAGTTCGCCCCGGGTTTCCTTGGCCATATGCGAAATGACGCTGCGGCTGCCGGCAGCTTCGCGGAAGACCCGGACCGCCACGGTCCGATCCGTCGGTGGCTTCCAGGCAGCGGAATAGGTCGATGAGCGACAGTCAACCACAAGCTGGCCGTCCGACGCCTGGTCGAGCAGCGGGGTCAGCCGCGGCTTCCACCAGCTGGCCAGCTTGCCGGTCCCTGGCAGCGCGGCGGCCATCGAGAGCCGGTATGCCGGGATCCTGTCCCGCAGTCCGACGGCGCCCCAGAGTCCGGAAAACACCAGCACTGATTCCCTGGCGCGTTTCCGGCCGCGAGCAGAAAGGCTGGCAGCGCCGAGAGCGTTGAAGAGCACGCCGGTGTAGATTCTGGCGGCGGTCGCTGCTGGTTCCGACTCCAGACCGGTGTTTCGCCGGACATCGTCGAGCAGTGAACTACCGACCCCGAGGATCTCCAGAGCGTCATCCGCGGCCGAGACCTCGGCAAGCCGTTTCATCAGCTCGGCGCGATCGGTGGCCAGCGAGGGAAAGGTGAGGGACTCGAGGGTGACGGGCCGTCCCGACGCGACCGGGGTCTTGCCCTCAGAGGGCGGCAGCAATATCAGCACGGCTAAACCCTAGCCAAGCCGTGCCATCAGACGCACATCTGACCTAATGTTGGATTCGTGATCCTACACAAGGTCGTCCTGCCAGGCGCGACGCCGGAACGATTTGCCGGCGCCTACACGAAAATCCGCAAGGACGCGGATCTGCCGGATTCATTTCCCCCCGACGTTCTCAGCGAAGCCGAGCAAGTTGCGGCAGAGGATTTTTCTGCCGACAGGCAGGACCTCACCCAGATCCCGTTCGTAACCATCGACCCACCCGGTTCCACGGACCTTGACCAGGCGATGTATCTGGAACGCCGCGGCTCTGGGTTCCGGGTGCACTACGCGATCGCTGATTTGCCCTTCTTCATCGAGCCCGGCGGCCTGGTGGACCTCGAGGCGCGGCGCCGCGGCCAGACCATTTACCTTCCCGATGGGCGCGTGCCGCTGCATCCGCAGGTGATCAGCGAGAACGCCGCCTCGCTGCTCGCCGGAGAACTACGGCCCGCGTTGGTGTGGATCATCGATCTCGATGAGGCCGGGCACGCGACTGGAACTGACCTCGTATCCGCACAGATTCGCTCGGTAGCCCAGTTGGACTATGAGTCCGTGCAGGCTGACGCGGATGCCGGCACCTTGCACGAATCGATCGACAGCCTGCTCGAGATCGGCGTCCTGCGCCGGGCGCAGGAGGAAGAACGAGGTGGAGCCGACCTCCGCATCCCGGATCAGGAAGTCAGCGCCGCCGATGGCGGATTCGAGCTGCAGTTCCGGCCTCGGCTTCCGGTTGAGGACGCCAACGCTCAGATTTCATTGCTGGCCGGGATGTGCGCCGCCCAGATCATGCTCGACGGGAAGGTGGGCCTCTTGCGCACCCTTCCCGGCCCGGACCAAAGCGCCGTCGACGACTTCTTCACGGCGGCCAGGAGCCTCGGCGTGCCGGCGAACGGAAGCTATCAGAACCTGCTGCGCAGCCTGGATGAAAGCAACCCTGCGCACCTCGCCCTGCTGTACCGCTCGCCGGGCCTGTTCCGAGGCGCCGGCTATACCGCGTTCAACGGATCCGTACCGGAAGAGAACATGCAGGCTGCGGTCGGCGCGCCCTACGCGCACGTCACCGCGCCCATTCGTCGGCTCGTCGACCGGTTCGGGCTGGCGATTTGCCACGGGTTGCTTTCCGGCCAGGGAGCTCCGCAATGGGCGCTGGAGGCATTGGACAGCCTGCCGGGTCTGATGGAGGAGTCAGACCGGAAGACAGGATTGGTTGAGCGGAGCGTCATCGCCGTGACTGAGGCACTCGTGCTTGAGGAAAGGGTCGGTGAGACTTTCGATGCCGTCGTGGTCGGACGTGACGTCAAGCGGGAGAAGAACCCCTTGCAGATTCAACTGACCTCGCCCGCCGTCCTTTCGCGGGCGGACGGCACCGAGGAACCGGGTGAGAACGTGAAGGCGCGACTCGAAGACGTCGATGTTTCGGCGCCGTCGCTGAGGTTCACCGTGAGCGGCTCGGCGGCTGGGGTCGACAGCTAGTACTATTGCTGAGGCGGATGGGTCGTCCAGGCGGTCGCGTCATCGTTAGGCGAGAGCCGTACGGTGCCGAGGAACGTCCGGGCTCCGCAGAGCAGGGTGGTGGGTAACGCCCACCCGGGGTAACCCGCGGGAACAGTGCCACAGAAAACAGACCGCCGCCGGATACGCCATCGGCCGTTCGGCGGTAAGGGTGAAACGGTGGTGTAAGAGACCACCAGCGAATCAGGTGACTGATTCGGCTAGGTAAACCCCGCCCGGAGCAAGGTCAGACAGACAGCGTTTGAGGGCTGCTCGCCCGAGTTGTTGGGTGGACTGCTGGAAAGTGCCGGTAACGGCGCTTCGAGATAGATGACCGCCACCCATGTCGGGCAACCGCACATGGGCACAGAACCCGGCGTACCGGGCGACCCATCCGTCCGCGCCGGATCATTACCGTCCGTGCGGTTACTTCTTGGCCTTGTTCTTGCTGGCCTTTCTCTCGCTGGCCTTTGCGGCGAGTACCGCCGCGCCGACAATCCCGGCGCCGTTGAAGAGGCCTGCGGGCACGATTTCGGTTTTCAAATCCAGCAGAGGCAGAAATTCCTGGTGCGATTTCGAAATGCCGCCGCCGACGATGAACAGGTCGGGGGAGAGCAGGAACTCCAAATGGGAATAGTAGCTCTGCAGCCGCTCGGCCCAGGCGGCCCAGCTCAGGTCCTCCCGGACCTTCGCGGACTCCGCGGCCCTGGTCTCGGCATCGTGTCCATGGATCTCAAGGTGGCCCAGCTCGGCATTTGGCAGGAGCTTTCCGTCCAGGAATATCGCCACACCGATTCCGGTGCCAAGGGTCGTCATAATGACTACGCCTTTTCGTGGCTTATTGCTTGGCTTTTTGCTATTGCGTTTCGTTCCCGCGCCGAAATGCATTTCCGCAACACCAGCCGCGTCGGCATCGTTAATCACAAACGCCGTGTGCCCGGTCTTCTGTTTAACGGCCTTGCCGATGTCGACGCCGATCCAGTCGTCGCCAAGATTCGCCGCTGAATACGCCACGTTCCGCTTCATGATGCCGGGAAAGGTCAGTCCGAGTGGCGCGGTCTCGAGTTCCCCCGCGTCGGCCACCCCGGTCTCGACAGCGGTGCTGAGTACCTGTTCGACAACCTGGCCGATCACCGTGACGACATCGTCAGGATGAGCGGGACGCGGGGTCGGGATACGGATCCGCTTGAAGGCCAACTGGCCCAGCTCGAGGTCGACCACACACCCCTTGATGCCGGTGCCGCCGACATCGATGCCGATAGCGAGACGCGACTGCTGCGTCGTTTTACTCATATCGCTCCTTTAGGGGCAGGGTTCCTTCAGGGCAGGTTGCTTTAGGCAGAGTTCCTTAAGGCAAAGCTTCTTAGGGCAGGGTGAGGACTTCTGCGCCGGTTTCGGTCACAACGAGCGTGTGCTCGAACTGCGCCGTCCGTTTGCGGTCTTTCGTCACGACTGTCCAGTCGTCCGGCCACATATCCCATTCATGAGTGCCTAGGGTAAGCATCGGTTCGATCGTGAATGTCATGCCCACGGCCATCACATCGGAGTGAGCGGGTGCGGAATCGTAGTGCGGGATTACGAGGCCGGAGTGGAAAGCGGGACCGACGCCGTGCCCGGTGAAGTCGCGCACGACACCGTAGCCGAAGCGGCGCGCATAGGACTCGATCACCCTGCCGATAATGTTCACCTCGCGGCCGGGGCGTACGGCCTTGATGCCGCGGTTAAGTGCTTCCTGCGTGCGCTCGACAAGCATCCGCGATTCCTGGTCGACATCACCGACGAGAAATGTGTAGTTGGTGTCGCCGTGCACGCCGTTGATGAAAGCCGTGATGTCGATATTGATGATGTCGCCATCTTCGAGCACGGTGGTATCCGGAATGCCGTGGCAAATGCACTCATTGATGCTCGAACACAGGGATTTCGGAAACTTCCGGTAACCGAGCGTCGATGGATACGCCTTATGGTCGAGCAGGAACTCGTGACCGACCCGGTCGAGTTCGTCGGTGGTCACGCCGGGTTTGATCGCCTCGCCGACCGCCGCGATGGCCTGAGCGGCGATCTTTCCGGCGATTCGCATCTTCTCGATCGTTTCCGGCGTTTGGATGTCCCCACCGGAGTAGGTGGGTGGGCTGGGCTTTCCCACGTAATCCGGCCGTGGGATGTCCGCGGGTACTTGTCGTGTGGGGGAGATGGTTCCCGGGGTGAGCTTGCCCAGTGGGGCAGTAGTCAATGAGGCCATAATGCCGACAGTCTATCGATTGACGTACGGATCGTTCTCCCACGGTGGATACTATTCTCCCGCGGTGGATACCGGCGATCGCGGTCGAATGGGTACCCTGAAGACATTATGTCGACATCAACCCGTGGCCCGCTTGATCTGGAAGCCTTTGACGGCGTCGTCCAGCAGAAGAGCGCTCCCGAACAGATCAGCGATCACATTCTGTCCGCGATCGCGGTCGGCGCCCTTCCTGCGGGTACCAGACTGCCGGCCGAACGTGAGCTGGCAGACGCGCTCAGCGTGAGCAGGTCGAGCGTGCGGATTGCCCTGGACCGGCTGAGCGAGCTGAACGTGGTCACCAGGCAACGCGGCAAGTCGGGCGGAACCTTCGTCAACGACATCGAGCTCACCTCACACGATTTCAGCAAAGCAGTCACCGACCTGGCGCCGTTCTGGCAGGAGCGGGAGTCGCTGCTCGATGCACGCGCCTTGATCCAGCAGCAGATCGGGCGCACAGCAGCTGTGCGACGCTCCGAGTCCGATCTGGCGAGCATTCGGAACGCGCTGGGGGCTTATGAGCAGGCAGACGAGGCCGCCACGGCGCGCGCCGCAGACCGGATATTTCACAACAGGCTCGCCGAGGGCGCGCACAATGTGCACCTGCTGACGATGGCGACCGACCTCGACCGGGCGATCAATCTCGGCTTTCGGCATGACCCCTATTCGACGCAGCTGCATCAGCAGGCCGTCGAACAGCACGCCGCCATCGTTGCCGCGATCGAATTGCGCGACGAGGATGAGGCTGGCCGGCTCGCCGATCGGCACTTCCGGTCAACCACGATGGAACCCCTCCGCAGCGGGAATTAGCTGGCTCGAACGCGTCTCGGTGTGAGGGGCGTGGGGTGGTGTGAGTACCGCGGGCTGGTGTGAGTACCGCGGGCTGGTGTGGTGCCGTGCTCGGTTCACGCACTGGGCCTGGTTGATGCTGCGGCCAGCGCTGGCGTAGCACGCGACGCCCGTTGATGCGCTGCGGCCAGGCGTTGGCGTGGCACACTACGCCTGGTTGACGGACTGCGCCCGTTAATGAGCTGGGCCGCCCGACGTCGGTTCACTGTGCCCCCGGCGTAACGTGCTCGGCCCGAGAGTAGCGTTCTCAGTCGCGAAACGGGCTACTCGAACGCAGGTGGCGTGCTTGGGAACGAAACGGTCCGCAATATCGAGGAGGTCGGCATCTTTGAGCGTCCGCTGCGAGGATAGGGGACCGTTTCGGGTCGGGCTGGTGATCGGATTCCGGCCTCGTGCTCGGGCCTGGGCTGGCGTGTTCGGGGCTGGGTTGGTGGGTTCGGGCCGCGCTGGGCTGGCGGTTTCGGGGGTGGGCTGGCGTGTTTGGGTCGCGCAACGGTCCGCAATGTCGACGAGTTCGGCGCCCGTGTGTGCGGTTCGCGGGAGATAGTGGACCGTTCTGTGTGCGGTTACTTGTCATCGCTCCCATTGTTGGCTAGCGGGTCCTCCGACCGTGCGACAGGGTTCGAGGCGACTGTCAGTGTCGCAGCACACGATTATGAATAGAACAACAAGTAGACAAAACGACGGTCTCATGCTGATGAAGATATTAGCTGGGTTTTGAGGCACTGTCAGTGCTGAAGGATACGTTTGAAGTAGAAGTAAGGGACCGTGTTTCTACGGGCTGGCTTCGATGGCGGGAAGGGGGTGAGGGCAGTGACGGCTGGGCAGGCGGCGGCTGGGCAGGCGGCGGGCGGGTCGCCGTTTGCTGTCCTCGCGCGGGCGTTGGCCGATGAGGTGTCGCTGTCGTCTGCCGCGGTGATCGGGTCTTGGGATCGGGGTACTCGGCGGGACGCGCTGCGGGTGCTCGGGGAAATGGCTGGGTTGTTGGAGTCGGTGCAGGCGCGGCTGATCGCGGCCGAGGAGCGCTCCGGTGACTGGCAGGGCGAC is part of the Saxibacter everestensis genome and harbors:
- a CDS encoding fatty acyl-CoA synthetase; the protein is MDMRGSVIGDLLQRSSERHPGKTAIHFDDRSWTFLELDRAVSAVAVRLLEAGIAPGDRVAAYGKNSDAYLIGFLACARAGVIHVPVNFQLSGDELRYLIQQSGAAAVLVDDELRGNVESVAGPESLRLFSLSGQEDSVLDWAENGRSDEPIDNSLFNVSDGDVAQLLYTSGTTAAPKGAVMTHRALIHQYVSSVISLNLDTDDSPLHALPLYHSAQMHVFLMPYLAVGATSRILTGPDPATVLATIEEQGIDSFFAAPTVWVAIANHEELSSRNLDSLRKAFYGASIMPGPVLSRLQQRLPQLGFYNCFGQSEMGPLCTVLTPADHAAHPESAGRPVFFVSIRVVDADGNDVADGEAGEILYRSPQLCEGYWEKPDETAEAFRDGWFHSGDLVRRDEAGYITVVDRVKDVINTGGVMVASRQVEDVIYELDGVAEAAVVGVPDEKWIEAITAFVVTKGELTGDQVISHVKDRLAGFKVPKRVEIVGSLPRNASGKILKRQLRDA
- a CDS encoding Nif3-like dinuclear metal center hexameric protein; translation: MLAKNTDQGPTLAQVLAVAERLWPYDTAESWDVVGLAVGDPSREIRTILFAVDPVDATIAEAEAVGADLLFTHHPLLLRGVTSVAANTTKGGAIDRLIRGNIALFNAHTNADGAIGGVSEVLIEALGITRSRPLDDPDSIEPVFGIGRVGNLPTSVSLREFAETVAAAMPATKGGVRVSGDLDADVRRVAVCGGAGDGYFDQVRAAGADVYVTADLRHHPASEAREQAARPALESAGRGAAGTPHLIDVSHWASESLWLHAAAAEIRSALAQQGTTVETIVSSVVTDPWTLRLPT
- a CDS encoding zinc ribbon domain-containing protein, yielding MDASPADLESEIVVAKASAADQHALLNVQSLDSKLLQLAHKAKSLPEIADLAKLAERRAEFNERLSASERELEAAASALQSSEQEVAAVQSRIDRNQSRLDTGTGSSKDLTALQTDVAHLSERRGDLELIELEHMEAVEAVSETVDALTQERSGIDAESAELETARDKALSEIESERADVETERASAVAGIDPDLVRLYEKLRSTLDGVGAAALRRNACEGCGQQFSPTQLNEIEDRADDDIVRCEECDRILVRL
- a CDS encoding YaaA family protein — its product is MLILLPPSEGKTPVASGRPVTLESLTFPSLATDRAELMKRLAEVSAADDALEILGVGSSLLDDVRRNTGLESEPAATAARIYTGVLFNALGAASLSARGRKRARESVLVFSGLWGAVGLRDRIPAYRLSMAAALPGTGKLASWWKPRLTPLLDQASDGQLVVDCRSSTYSAAWKPPTDRTVAVRVFREAAGSRSVISHMAKETRGELTRHLLERDGRPPRTPAQLLAAANEKWTAELVPVRGGTPCQLDIVLK
- a CDS encoding RNB domain-containing ribonuclease, encoding MILHKVVLPGATPERFAGAYTKIRKDADLPDSFPPDVLSEAEQVAAEDFSADRQDLTQIPFVTIDPPGSTDLDQAMYLERRGSGFRVHYAIADLPFFIEPGGLVDLEARRRGQTIYLPDGRVPLHPQVISENAASLLAGELRPALVWIIDLDEAGHATGTDLVSAQIRSVAQLDYESVQADADAGTLHESIDSLLEIGVLRRAQEEERGGADLRIPDQEVSAADGGFELQFRPRLPVEDANAQISLLAGMCAAQIMLDGKVGLLRTLPGPDQSAVDDFFTAARSLGVPANGSYQNLLRSLDESNPAHLALLYRSPGLFRGAGYTAFNGSVPEENMQAAVGAPYAHVTAPIRRLVDRFGLAICHGLLSGQGAPQWALEALDSLPGLMEESDRKTGLVERSVIAVTEALVLEERVGETFDAVVVGRDVKREKNPLQIQLTSPAVLSRADGTEEPGENVKARLEDVDVSAPSLRFTVSGSAAGVDS
- the ppgK gene encoding polyphosphate--glucose phosphotransferase; this encodes MSKTTQQSRLAIGIDVGGTGIKGCVVDLELGQLAFKRIRIPTPRPAHPDDVVTVIGQVVEQVLSTAVETGVADAGELETAPLGLTFPGIMKRNVAYSAANLGDDWIGVDIGKAVKQKTGHTAFVINDADAAGVAEMHFGAGTKRNSKKPSNKPRKGVVIMTTLGTGIGVAIFLDGKLLPNAELGHLEIHGHDAETRAAESAKVREDLSWAAWAERLQSYYSHLEFLLSPDLFIVGGGISKSHQEFLPLLDLKTEIVPAGLFNGAGIVGAAVLAAKASERKASKNKAKK
- the map gene encoding type I methionyl aminopeptidase, giving the protein MASLTTAPLGKLTPGTISPTRQVPADIPRPDYVGKPSPPTYSGGDIQTPETIEKMRIAGKIAAQAIAAVGEAIKPGVTTDELDRVGHEFLLDHKAYPSTLGYRKFPKSLCSSINECICHGIPDTTVLEDGDIINIDITAFINGVHGDTNYTFLVGDVDQESRMLVERTQEALNRGIKAVRPGREVNIIGRVIESYARRFGYGVVRDFTGHGVGPAFHSGLVIPHYDSAPAHSDVMAVGMTFTIEPMLTLGTHEWDMWPDDWTVVTKDRKRTAQFEHTLVVTETGAEVLTLP
- a CDS encoding FadR/GntR family transcriptional regulator; the encoded protein is MSTSTRGPLDLEAFDGVVQQKSAPEQISDHILSAIAVGALPAGTRLPAERELADALSVSRSSVRIALDRLSELNVVTRQRGKSGGTFVNDIELTSHDFSKAVTDLAPFWQERESLLDARALIQQQIGRTAAVRRSESDLASIRNALGAYEQADEAATARAADRIFHNRLAEGAHNVHLLTMATDLDRAINLGFRHDPYSTQLHQQAVEQHAAIVAAIELRDEDEAGRLADRHFRSTTMEPLRSGN